AATCCAGGCGAGTCCGGCACCATCCACTGCCGCCTCGAAGTGAAGCAACGGCAGGGACCAAGCACAAGACCAGGACGGCTTAAGGGTAGGGGGTGAATGGGCCTGCTCGGCCGCCTCAGCCTTATCGCTGGCTTCGTGATCGTCCGTGGCAGCATCTTTGTCCGACGCGGCCGCCGCCGGAGCGCCGGTACGGTATCTGTCGCCGTCCCGTTTCAGCTCGCCGCTGTTGGCCATCACGCTGAGGTATGTAGCCAGCGTGTTAGTGGCTACGTCCACTAGGCGCTCCGCGATCTGAGGGTGTGTTAGCCCCTGAGAGCCAGATTCTTCCAGAAGCGTCCTCAACCGCCCCTTGGCAGAGTTGGCGCGGGGCCCGCGGACCCCGCGGGTAGCACGAGGATGGCCGTCCTCCGCGGAAGCCCGGTGACGCTTCGCCTGGTTGTTGGCTGGTTCATCCAGAGGCGCCCCCTCGCCGATCGACGCGAGTGACTGCTCTGCAAGGCAAAGCTTCGTCAGCTCGCCGCTCACGCGCTCGTACTCAGCCACGAGATCCTGTCCGGTCTTCAGGGGGGCAAAAACACGGACATCGCGTTGGCGGGATCAAAGCTGCGAAGAGCTGTTCGATGGCGGCCTGGCGCACCGCAGGCAACCTTGGGCGAGGGGTGGGCCCAGTAGGCGGGACGTCATCTTTTCCCGCCCCGTCCGACCACGCTCCGGGCATTCTTGGCGGCCTACCATGTTCCCGTCAAAGCCACTGAGGCACACAAATACCAAGCTTCGCCGTTGACGGCTTGATGCGCCTTCTGACGCTATGGCCGCGCATATGCTAGCTCGACGATCATAGACGCCTTTGCCCAATCTGGATGGGCTGCCCTGAGGTGAATGATGGCTGTATTAGTGACGGGCGGCGCCGGCTACATCGGCAGCCACATGGTTCTGGCGCTGCTCGATGCCGGCCATGAGGAGGTCGTCGTCCTGGACGATCTGTCGACGGGCTTCGACTGGGCCGTCCCGGAAGGCGTCAAGCTTGTGGTCGGCGACGTGGCGGACCAAGCGCTCGTCACACAGACGATCCTGCAGCACAGGATCGATACGCTGGCTCATTTCGCCGCCCGGATCGTGGTGCCGGACTCCGTGTCCGATCCGCTGGGCTACTACCTTGCCAACACCGTGAAGACGCGCTCCCTGATCGAGGCCTCGGTGCGTGCCGGCGTGCGGCATGTGATCTTCTCGCCGACGGCAGCCGTCTACGGCGAACCGGAGGTCGTGCCCGTCCCCGAGGATCTGCCGCTGAAGCCGATCAACCCCTACGGCCGATCGAAGCTCATGAGCGAGTGGATGATCGCCGACGCGGCGGCCGCCCACGGCTTTTCCTACGTGATTTTGCGGTACTTCAACGTGGCCGGTGCTGATCCGGCTGGCCGCTCCGGGCAGTCGACGCCCAATGCCACGCACCTGATCAAGGTCGCCACGCAGGCCGCCCTCGGGCAGCGCGAACGGCTCGACGTGTTCGGGACCGACTACGCGACGCCTGACGGCTCCTGCCTGCGCGACTACATCCAAGTCTCCGATCTCGCCGCAGCCCACAGGGTCGCGCTCGATCACCTGAGAGCCGGCGGCGAGAGCCTGACGCTGAACTGCGGTTACGGCCGCGGCTACTCGGTGCTCGAGGTCATCGATGTGGTGAAGCGGTTGTCCGGCCGCGATTTCGAGGTGCGTCTTTGCCCGCGCCGGCCCGGCGATCCGGCGCGGATCGTCGCCGAGGCGGCGCTGATCCGCGATCGGCTGGGTTGGAAGCCCCAGCATGACGACCTCGACGCGATCGTCGCCCAGGCGCTCGCCTGGGAACAGCATCTCGGCAAACGCAACCGAGCTTAATTGCCCATATGAGGATGAGCGGCCCGTCTTGATGGCGACCCGGTCTCGTGGTTCGCCCGCATTTCGATAATGGAGGCGAATTCGGCCCAACTCGGAAGGCGTCAGTGGGTGCAGTTGCGCAAAGGCGACATGTCGCCTTTGCGCCTTCGTTCGTCCGCCGGCCATTGCAGCAATCGGACGACGTTCATCGCCGCCATCATCAGACTGCAGGTCTCAGCCTCGGATGGTTTGTTGTGTTCATGCCAGGGATTTTGCTTTGGTCGTCTATATTCAGCTCGACCTCAACCACTGCGAGAGCTGCGCACTGGACAGTGCCCGAGAACCTGCCATCAAAGCCAACTAATCATGAAAGCCGCTTGATGCTCACGGTTGAGCGCAAACGCCCCGGCCTAGTGCATGGTGGAGACCAATCATCTCGCCGAGCCCCCGACGACTCTGACCGTCAGAATGTGCCTCGACATCGGCGTTTCGCGAAGTCGGCGTGCTCTCGAAACAGGGTAACGAGCAGCAGGGAATCAAGTTGAAAGTTAGTTCATCCAGCTGCGTTTTGGCCAAAAAAGCTACTATATTTTATGACGCGGTTGCATTATAAGCCATATTAGCGGCCCATTAATTATCGTTGGGTCACGGATCTGGTGGAAGCAGTTTGAGAGTACGACCATGCACTGGGCCGCCGTGTTCCTCGTCGCTTACGCCCTCGGGTTCGTCCGAGTTCTGGCGCCTTTGCGACACCGCTCCGCTTATGCCTACCAATCGGCCGAGCACCGCCGTCTAGGATCAGGTCCAGCCAAGCAACCGCATCAGCATCCAGCTGAGGACGCCGATCCACCCAACTACCACGAGGACAACCGCGATCAGGATCGACGCCGATCCGAAGCATGCAAATAGTCGCCGCCCCAGGTTGCGCCGCCTGTCTAATTGCGGCGTTCCTCCTGTGCCGCTTTGGAATGAGCTCATGGTCTCAGCTCTTTGCGTTTGGGCTGGAAGCGGTGGACTACCCAAATGTTTCCATGGACGTGCAGCCTGAGCGGGTTCTGAGCTGCGCTATGTCTCGCCGCGTAAGGGGCGCATCAGCGCGCCGAGCAAAAACGCGAGTTCGCCACAAACTAGCAGCGCCGCACCGCGTCGAATGCATGCATGCATGTTGAGGT
This window of the Methylobacterium tardum genome carries:
- the galE gene encoding UDP-glucose 4-epimerase GalE, producing the protein MAVLVTGGAGYIGSHMVLALLDAGHEEVVVLDDLSTGFDWAVPEGVKLVVGDVADQALVTQTILQHRIDTLAHFAARIVVPDSVSDPLGYYLANTVKTRSLIEASVRAGVRHVIFSPTAAVYGEPEVVPVPEDLPLKPINPYGRSKLMSEWMIADAAAAHGFSYVILRYFNVAGADPAGRSGQSTPNATHLIKVATQAALGQRERLDVFGTDYATPDGSCLRDYIQVSDLAAAHRVALDHLRAGGESLTLNCGYGRGYSVLEVIDVVKRLSGRDFEVRLCPRRPGDPARIVAEAALIRDRLGWKPQHDDLDAIVAQALAWEQHLGKRNRA